The following coding sequences lie in one Metopolophium dirhodum isolate CAU chromosome 5, ASM1992520v1, whole genome shotgun sequence genomic window:
- the LOC132945951 gene encoding uncharacterized protein LOC132945951, which yields MSELTSIIMISCFELIYIGKFVPLIWRILFDSTLSIVLTKLETIHEKLIRLNVVGPINIKMYWIYIIGFIGNVMGVVTQTVRVLNIVENLKTQEMINLTVMNTCQLVVFYEYILLILYTQWIVYKINEQIPEIRSCLSTFRDMYLEVLECLNDVNKSIYGLPAIVSFIATNVAEIIYIIYNHILFPRNQFSAFPVIRLSMRVFNILTLYMTGQATEKEINRMSLVLHQRSVIERNPRIKRQIKFFLLRRLHEHFHFQLYGIFYINIRQLLILTNSAIGYLVIQILFRLNK from the exons ATGTCTGAACTAACGTCTATAATAATGATCAgttgttttgaattaatttacattGGAAAATTCGTACCTCTTATCTGGCGCATACTTTTTGATAGTACATTATCCATTGTATTGACAAAACTTGAAACAATTCACGAAAAATTGATACGCCTGAATGTGGTCGGtccgataaatataaaaatgtattggatTTACATTATTGGATTTATTGGAAATGTCATGGGAGTTGTAACTCAAACCGTCAGAGTGCTAAATATTGTCGAAAATCTTAAAACACAAGAAATG ATTAATTTGACGGTTATGAATACTTGTCAATTAGtagtattttatgaatatatactactaatattatacacacagtgGATAGTGTACAAGATAAATGAACAAATTCCTGAAATAAGGTCGTGCTTAAGTACATTCAGAGATATGTATTTGGAAGTTTTAGAATGCTTGAACGATGTCAACAAATCAATATATGGTTTACCGGCCATAGTTTCTTTTATTGCAACAAATGTCGccgaaataatttatataatatacaaccatATATTATTTCCTAGAAACCAGTTTTCTGCATTTCCAGTCATAAGATTATCAATGAGAGTATTTAATATTCTGACATTATACATGACTGGTCAAGCCACGGAAAAagag atAAATCGGATGAGTCTTGTATTACATCAACGATCCGTAATCGAAAGAAACCCTAGGATTAAACgtcag atcaagttttttttactaCGAAGATTGCACGAGCACTTCCATTTTCAGTTGTAtggaatattttatatcaatataagacAACTACTTATCCTAACAAACAGTGCAATTGGTTATTTAGTAATTCAAATTCTGTTCagattgaataaataa